One region of Metallosphaera sedula DSM 5348 genomic DNA includes:
- the purL gene encoding phosphoribosylformylglycinamidine synthase subunit PurL has protein sequence MILTLSKTEMEVVRRVLGREPKEAEWKLVDALWSEHCSYKSSKVFLRSLPSTGPNVIMSVEDWQDAGAVDVGDGLALVLKVESHNHPSAIDPFNGAATGVGGILRDIISKGAKPIALLDMIRVGKLDDKGKWLLKNIISGIGFYGNSVGVPVVGGELSFDETYNDNPLVDVACAGIVSKDSIVPSVVREPGLRLVLAGFTGLDGLGGASFASRKLSGMDEIGAVQIADPFAGKIIIDVTLEIAKEVEAIKDLGGGGLAVAVTEMANGLGAVVNLERVPLRFEYLSPEDIIISETQERMLFAVKPEKVESVCAKFREYNYPCEDIGEITAEPKVRFLYNGEPVAELPSDLLLSPPLNVWPAERKPRKREPEREVALGEALRAVLTHPDLVSKEWAYSQFDYEVGTSTVVKPGQGDSAVVELPNGKYLALKGDANQDLCAEDAYECGKAIVAEAYRNLATVGARGIALVDHLQFGDPRKPHVYQDFIDAVRGISEASKFFSIPVVGGKVSFHNEDKNGNPIKPTPLVVMAGLVEGKLARNRVEEGDLVLIGETRNELAGTLFSRIFGGGGEVAKTRLMEDLIASNLVIKGINEGKITWNKDVSKGGLAGALLPILAKGFSVRISSSQVIGTSNLLGKMFSESGGRFLVLTSDPQWFMYQAGRMGIQALAIGKVTKDGSKLVLDYETFPMDSIVENYYSFLEGSL, from the coding sequence ATGATCCTCACGTTATCCAAGACTGAGATGGAGGTAGTGAGGAGGGTTCTCGGGAGGGAACCCAAGGAAGCTGAGTGGAAGCTTGTGGATGCACTTTGGTCGGAGCATTGTTCCTACAAGAGCTCGAAGGTATTCCTTAGGAGCTTGCCCAGTACAGGTCCCAACGTGATAATGAGCGTTGAGGACTGGCAGGACGCCGGTGCCGTGGACGTGGGTGATGGTCTAGCCCTGGTCCTCAAGGTTGAGAGCCACAACCATCCCTCAGCCATAGATCCCTTCAACGGTGCAGCTACGGGAGTTGGGGGAATCCTAAGGGATATCATAAGTAAGGGAGCGAAACCCATAGCCCTCCTCGACATGATAAGGGTTGGCAAACTGGATGACAAGGGGAAGTGGCTACTCAAGAACATAATCTCAGGGATAGGCTTTTACGGGAACAGCGTCGGGGTACCTGTAGTCGGAGGAGAGCTGTCCTTCGACGAAACGTATAACGATAATCCGCTCGTGGACGTGGCCTGCGCAGGTATAGTGAGCAAAGACTCCATAGTCCCCAGCGTGGTTCGGGAGCCAGGTCTCAGGCTCGTGTTGGCAGGCTTCACTGGACTTGACGGTCTAGGGGGAGCCTCGTTTGCCTCTAGGAAATTGAGCGGAATGGATGAGATAGGGGCAGTTCAGATAGCTGATCCCTTTGCGGGGAAGATAATCATTGACGTAACCCTTGAGATCGCCAAGGAGGTTGAGGCAATAAAGGACCTCGGTGGTGGGGGACTAGCAGTTGCCGTTACTGAGATGGCCAACGGATTGGGGGCAGTGGTTAACCTGGAGAGGGTACCACTGAGGTTTGAGTACCTCTCGCCAGAGGACATCATAATATCCGAGACCCAGGAGAGAATGCTCTTTGCGGTGAAGCCCGAGAAAGTGGAGTCCGTGTGCGCCAAGTTCAGGGAGTACAACTACCCCTGTGAGGACATAGGCGAGATCACGGCCGAACCCAAGGTGAGGTTCCTGTATAATGGTGAGCCTGTGGCGGAGCTACCCTCAGACCTTCTCCTATCTCCCCCACTCAATGTCTGGCCAGCTGAGAGGAAGCCGAGGAAAAGAGAGCCTGAAAGGGAAGTCGCCCTAGGCGAGGCACTGAGGGCAGTCCTCACACATCCTGACCTTGTGAGCAAGGAGTGGGCCTACTCCCAGTTCGATTACGAGGTGGGGACGTCCACCGTGGTGAAGCCTGGACAGGGTGACAGCGCGGTTGTGGAGTTGCCCAATGGGAAATACCTGGCGCTTAAGGGGGATGCAAATCAGGACCTATGTGCCGAGGACGCTTACGAGTGCGGTAAAGCCATAGTAGCAGAGGCCTACAGGAATCTGGCAACAGTTGGGGCGAGAGGAATAGCCCTTGTGGACCATCTGCAGTTTGGCGATCCAAGGAAGCCTCACGTCTATCAGGACTTCATTGACGCTGTGAGGGGAATATCGGAGGCTTCCAAGTTCTTCTCGATACCCGTTGTGGGCGGAAAGGTCTCGTTCCACAACGAGGATAAGAACGGTAATCCCATAAAGCCTACACCCCTGGTGGTGATGGCTGGGCTAGTTGAGGGCAAGCTGGCCAGAAATAGGGTAGAGGAAGGAGATCTAGTGCTAATTGGGGAGACTAGGAACGAGCTGGCTGGAACCCTTTTCTCCAGGATATTTGGAGGAGGAGGCGAGGTGGCCAAAACCAGATTAATGGAGGACCTAATAGCGTCGAACCTGGTAATAAAGGGAATAAACGAGGGTAAGATAACTTGGAACAAGGATGTCTCCAAGGGCGGTCTAGCCGGAGCACTTCTCCCAATCCTAGCTAAGGGATTCTCCGTGAGGATCTCCTCCTCCCAGGTAATCGGTACCTCAAATCTCCTGGGCAAGATGTTCTCGGAGAGCGGTGGAAGGTTTCTAGTCCTCACCAGTGATCCGCAGTGGTTCATGTACCAGGCTGGCAGGATGGGAATACAGGCGTTGGCCATAGGGAAGGTGACCAAGGATGGGAGCAAGCTCGTTCTAGATTACGAGACCTTTCCCATGGACTCTATCGTGGAGAACTACTACTCCTTTCTGGAGGGATCGCTATGA
- the purF gene encoding amidophosphoribosyltransferase — MNAREHCGVFGVVGPDSTKLTFEGLKLLQHRGQESAGISWIDGDRIQTRKGLGLVGEALDPKEIGESLFSIGHVRYSTTGSTTLQEAQPLDDGFIAVSFNGTITNHFQNGDFSTDTEFILSFLRNQLSQGRSLESSARAFMDVADGAFSLLVLSSKGEILAMRDPRGFRPLVIGEIGDNKVVSSEDSAIKQLGGRVIGFVHPGEIIKITRDTVVRERVSSLPTTTCAFEYIYFSRADSEIDGISVYASRIKLGELLARNHPANGDVVVPVPDSSRPIALGFSRTSGIPLEEALVRTISSKRSFIMPSDEKRNEVLKEKFGIVEWAVRGKRVVLVDDSIVRGNTMKRIVNSLRSAGAREVHIRIGSPMIRFPCYMGIDFPRRSELVANIGDERAIARELNADSVEYLSVEEMVQAIGRTTLCKACFTGEYPLKGKYDLSALESVFAR; from the coding sequence ATGAACGCAAGGGAACACTGTGGAGTTTTCGGGGTTGTCGGGCCTGACTCCACGAAGCTTACCTTTGAAGGACTAAAGCTCCTCCAACATAGGGGTCAGGAATCCGCAGGGATTTCCTGGATAGATGGGGACAGGATACAAACTAGGAAGGGCCTTGGTCTTGTGGGTGAGGCCCTAGATCCCAAGGAGATAGGGGAGTCGCTCTTTTCCATAGGCCACGTGAGGTACTCAACCACAGGCTCCACTACCCTACAGGAGGCTCAGCCCCTCGACGACGGCTTCATTGCTGTTTCCTTTAACGGTACCATAACCAACCACTTCCAGAACGGAGACTTTTCCACTGACACCGAGTTTATCTTGTCCTTCCTTAGGAACCAGCTGTCTCAAGGGAGAAGCCTGGAGAGCTCCGCGAGGGCATTCATGGATGTGGCCGATGGAGCCTTCTCCCTCCTGGTTCTCTCCTCCAAGGGCGAAATTTTGGCAATGCGGGATCCGCGTGGCTTCAGACCTCTCGTTATAGGCGAAATAGGGGATAACAAGGTGGTCTCCTCTGAGGACTCAGCAATCAAGCAGTTGGGTGGAAGGGTCATCGGTTTCGTTCACCCAGGGGAGATAATTAAGATAACCAGGGATACAGTGGTCAGGGAGAGGGTCTCCTCCCTTCCGACGACTACGTGCGCCTTTGAATACATTTATTTCTCTAGAGCCGATTCAGAGATAGACGGAATCTCGGTCTATGCATCCAGAATTAAGTTAGGGGAGTTGCTGGCTAGAAATCACCCAGCCAACGGAGATGTGGTAGTGCCTGTGCCAGACTCGTCCAGGCCCATAGCCCTGGGCTTCTCTAGGACCAGCGGTATACCCCTAGAGGAGGCACTGGTAAGGACCATCTCTTCAAAGAGGTCCTTCATCATGCCTTCCGACGAGAAAAGGAACGAGGTGCTTAAGGAGAAGTTCGGCATTGTGGAGTGGGCCGTCAGGGGAAAGAGGGTTGTACTCGTTGACGATTCCATAGTCCGCGGGAATACCATGAAGAGGATAGTGAACTCGCTTAGAAGCGCGGGAGCGAGGGAGGTTCACATTAGAATTGGATCCCCCATGATTAGGTTTCCCTGTTACATGGGAATCGACTTCCCTAGAAGATCTGAGCTTGTGGCAAACATAGGAGATGAGAGGGCCATAGCCCGTGAGCTTAACGCGGATAGCGTCGAGTACCTTTCTGTGGAGGAAATGGTTCAGGCCATAGGCAGAACTACCCTATGTAAGGCCTGTTTCACAGGGGAGTATCCCCTCAAGGGGAAATATGACCTCTCCGCTCTGGAGAGCGTTTTCGCAAGGTGA
- a CDS encoding amidophosphoribosyltransferase, with product MAGIVGLLAFDKVWNVSKFLYYSMVGLQHRGYASSGVVMLNQDMRSVVKDVSPEDLEFQLEGWAGIGYTGSRRGYPIHNDEVAIAVDGVLRDPESFLKAFTKDREKALEEARGAFSLVAMTRDGEIVGYRDETGVRPLSLGGFGFDMGIIASEPVAMSVIGGDFRREIQPGEMVTISSLNVKSRQIKEPRKAYCSIEYVYQARIDSQVNENSVYETRVRIGEQLAEEKPIKADTVIGVPDTALPFAVGYSRKLGLQLDLGFTRTGSPIRTMLASDSFLKIVGVQLKLNPIKGAVFGKRVVLIDDSMVTGTTLKNTIMSLRRLGAKEVHVLIGSPKLISACPYGIEVPEDKELIAANLSEEEIAKVLGADSIHWLSLEGLFKAISRSTLCTGCMTKKYPKVI from the coding sequence ATGGCAGGAATAGTAGGTCTCCTAGCCTTCGATAAGGTATGGAACGTGTCCAAGTTCCTATACTACTCCATGGTTGGGCTCCAACACAGGGGCTACGCCTCAAGCGGAGTGGTAATGCTAAATCAAGACATGAGATCAGTGGTGAAGGATGTATCCCCAGAGGACCTAGAGTTTCAGCTGGAAGGATGGGCAGGGATAGGATATACGGGGTCAAGGAGGGGTTACCCCATTCACAACGACGAGGTTGCCATCGCAGTGGACGGAGTTCTGAGGGACCCAGAGAGCTTCCTTAAGGCTTTCACGAAGGACAGGGAGAAGGCACTTGAGGAGGCAAGGGGGGCGTTCTCCCTTGTTGCCATGACCAGAGACGGTGAGATCGTGGGATATAGGGATGAGACCGGTGTTAGACCACTGAGCCTGGGAGGTTTCGGGTTCGATATGGGCATAATTGCGTCGGAGCCAGTGGCAATGTCGGTGATAGGGGGCGATTTCAGGCGAGAAATACAGCCTGGTGAGATGGTAACCATTTCGAGCCTCAACGTTAAATCAAGGCAGATCAAGGAACCGAGGAAGGCTTACTGCTCCATTGAATACGTTTACCAAGCGAGGATAGATAGCCAAGTTAACGAGAATAGCGTGTATGAGACAAGGGTGAGAATCGGGGAACAACTGGCAGAGGAGAAACCCATCAAGGCCGACACTGTAATAGGGGTTCCAGACACTGCACTCCCCTTTGCCGTGGGATACTCCAGGAAACTTGGTCTTCAACTAGACCTGGGCTTCACAAGGACTGGTAGCCCCATAAGGACCATGTTGGCCTCGGATAGTTTCCTCAAGATAGTGGGAGTACAACTGAAGCTGAACCCGATCAAGGGGGCGGTCTTTGGGAAGAGGGTCGTCCTCATAGATGACTCTATGGTCACGGGCACCACGCTGAAAAACACCATAATGAGCCTCAGAAGGCTTGGAGCCAAGGAGGTCCACGTTCTCATAGGCAGTCCCAAGCTCATCTCGGCTTGCCCCTACGGTATAGAGGTCCCAGAGGACAAGGAGCTTATAGCAGCAAATCTCTCAGAGGAGGAGATAGCAAAGGTTTTAGGGGCTGACTCGATTCACTGGTTATCCCTTGAGGGGCTATTTAAGGCAATATCTAGATCCACCCTGTGTACTGGGTGCATGACAAAGAAGTATCCGAAGGTGATCTGA
- the purD gene encoding phosphoribosylamine--glycine ligase, with protein sequence MKVLLVGDGAREHAMAEALANSPQGYRVYALSSYVNPGIREAVNRTGGKYVQGNINSREDVAKAIREFNPDFGVVGPEDPLFHGIADEFRRNGIPVVGPNRAGAEIERSKVWMRQLMWKYKIDGRLRFRSFTSLEEASRFIVEYGGSVAVKPAEQVGGKGVKVVADIQAYLSNEKRRALSKSVDEIGSLVKNEVKIIIEEKVDGPEYTLHVLTDGHTFLPLPLAQDYKHAYQDGIGPETGGMGSVSGPGRLLPFITEEEYEKTLKIVQDTARAIREETGEPYRGFISGQMMLTELWGPTVIEFYSRMGDPETSAIIPRISSDFGYLLQLTAEEKLSQAKLEVREDPTVVRAIAPLGYPLRREMATGKEIFLDVNSMREKGCLVYFGSVSYEGGKLITRGSRALELVAFGDFEEASRKLDTCTKMISANTELVYRTDIGRTLGEQAEKAEIVRYSYQNRIRRNSLGVSADWAPNGGLW encoded by the coding sequence ATGAAGGTTCTACTTGTGGGAGACGGAGCCAGGGAACACGCGATGGCAGAGGCCCTAGCCAACTCTCCGCAGGGGTATAGGGTGTACGCCCTATCCTCCTACGTGAACCCAGGGATCAGGGAGGCCGTGAACAGGACTGGTGGAAAGTACGTTCAAGGCAACATAAACTCAAGGGAGGACGTAGCTAAGGCCATTCGCGAGTTCAACCCTGACTTTGGAGTGGTCGGGCCAGAGGATCCACTCTTCCACGGAATAGCTGACGAGTTTAGGAGGAATGGAATACCAGTTGTAGGCCCCAACAGGGCAGGGGCTGAGATAGAGCGGTCCAAGGTGTGGATGAGACAACTCATGTGGAAGTACAAGATAGATGGTAGGTTGAGGTTTAGGAGCTTCACCAGTCTCGAGGAGGCCTCACGGTTCATTGTGGAATACGGTGGATCAGTTGCCGTAAAGCCTGCAGAACAGGTTGGAGGAAAGGGAGTTAAAGTAGTTGCGGATATTCAGGCTTATCTCTCTAACGAGAAGAGGAGGGCATTAAGCAAGAGTGTGGATGAGATAGGCTCCCTCGTTAAGAACGAGGTTAAGATTATTATTGAAGAGAAAGTGGACGGACCAGAGTACACCCTCCACGTTCTCACTGACGGACATACCTTTCTACCGCTCCCGCTGGCACAGGATTACAAACACGCGTACCAAGACGGAATAGGCCCCGAGACTGGCGGTATGGGATCAGTGTCAGGTCCAGGGAGACTCCTTCCCTTCATTACCGAGGAAGAGTACGAGAAAACGCTCAAGATAGTTCAGGACACGGCAAGGGCCATTCGCGAGGAGACTGGGGAGCCCTACAGGGGATTCATCTCCGGGCAGATGATGCTCACAGAGTTATGGGGACCAACCGTGATAGAGTTCTACTCCAGGATGGGAGATCCAGAGACCTCTGCGATCATACCCAGGATATCCTCAGACTTCGGTTACTTACTACAGTTAACTGCTGAGGAAAAGCTGTCCCAGGCTAAGCTTGAGGTGAGGGAGGACCCCACGGTGGTGAGAGCTATCGCCCCCCTTGGCTATCCACTGAGAAGGGAAATGGCCACTGGGAAGGAGATTTTCCTCGACGTTAACTCCATGAGGGAGAAGGGATGTCTAGTGTACTTCGGCTCCGTGTCATATGAAGGTGGGAAACTGATCACGAGGGGATCTAGGGCACTGGAGCTCGTGGCCTTCGGGGACTTTGAGGAGGCCTCCAGGAAGCTGGACACATGCACCAAGATGATTTCAGCCAACACCGAGCTGGTGTATAGAACTGATATTGGCAGAACCCTTGGGGAGCAGGCCGAGAAGGCGGAGATCGTGAGATACTCCTACCAGAACAGGATTAGGAGGAACTCCCTGGGCGTATCAGCGGACTGGGCACCAAATGGTGGTTTATGGTGA
- the purM gene encoding phosphoribosylformylglycinamidine cyclo-ligase → MVSEYKDAGVDLNKLKEIHRDIASAISSTYRRTVLGAGHYSGVVEINGLKLAIHVDGVGTKVILAKRARKYRSVGIDCVAMNVNDLISIGAKPIALVDYIAMDQPSEEVISEIVQGLVQGAKESDTEIVGGETAAMKDVVNGFDLSCTALGVVDKLKTGEEVSPGDVIIGLASNGVHANGYSLVRKLLDEGKLSWKDWEEELLKPTRIYVKPVLEVLELIKAAGHITGGSFSKLRRITNYSLELTLPDPPLIFKTIEQAGISHEEMHRVFNMGIGMVVFVDRTNAEDVLRKLNPYVPSQIIGEVKDNVGQIKITTYKSQVLYL, encoded by the coding sequence ATGGTGAGTGAGTACAAGGATGCCGGGGTTGACCTAAATAAGTTGAAGGAGATACACAGGGATATAGCTTCCGCGATCTCCTCAACGTACAGGAGAACTGTGCTGGGGGCAGGGCACTACTCTGGTGTTGTGGAGATAAACGGGTTGAAACTCGCAATTCACGTGGATGGGGTTGGCACCAAGGTTATCCTTGCCAAAAGGGCCAGAAAATATCGGAGCGTCGGGATAGATTGTGTTGCCATGAACGTGAACGATCTCATTAGCATAGGTGCTAAGCCCATTGCCCTAGTGGACTACATTGCCATGGACCAGCCATCCGAAGAGGTGATATCAGAGATAGTCCAGGGACTGGTGCAGGGAGCCAAGGAGTCTGACACTGAGATAGTGGGAGGAGAGACGGCAGCGATGAAGGATGTGGTGAACGGCTTCGATCTGTCCTGTACCGCGCTGGGCGTTGTGGATAAACTGAAGACTGGGGAAGAGGTTTCTCCCGGGGACGTGATTATTGGGCTAGCTAGTAACGGAGTTCACGCCAATGGCTACTCCTTGGTCAGGAAGCTCCTTGATGAGGGGAAGCTATCGTGGAAGGATTGGGAGGAGGAGCTCCTGAAACCCACCAGGATCTACGTTAAGCCTGTCCTCGAGGTTCTGGAACTCATCAAGGCAGCTGGACACATCACGGGGGGTTCCTTCAGTAAGCTCAGGAGGATAACCAACTACTCACTGGAGTTGACCCTCCCAGATCCACCCCTGATCTTCAAGACCATTGAACAAGCTGGTATTTCGCACGAGGAAATGCACAGGGTCTTCAACATGGGTATTGGCATGGTAGTCTTTGTGGATAGAACCAACGCCGAGGATGTTCTTAGGAAATTAAACCCCTATGTCCCATCACAGATTATTGGCGAGGTTAAGGACAACGTTGGTCAGATCAAAATTACCACGTATAAGTCCCAGGTTCTTTATTTATAG
- a CDS encoding argininosuccinate synthase, giving the protein MKIVLAYSGGLDTTVAIKWLSETFHAEVISVSVDVGQKDDFKKIEERAYKAGSAKHYLVDAKREFAENFALKDIKMNGLYEEVYPLATALARPLIAEKVAEVAKKEGTEYVAHGSTSKGNDQVRFDLALKTALDNVKIIAPARIWKMTREDEIAYARERGIPIKTESSKYSIDENLWGRSIEGDIISDPASEVPEDAFEWTAVRKQDKLKLSVEFEKGVPVRVNGEKLDPVKLISLLNEEVGSRGFGRVEHLENRVVGFKSREVYEAPAALALIAAHKDLEKTVLTPLELRFKRHLDSLWSDLVYQGLWYEPLRNTLELAGDEINKWVSGEVKLEVDLKSLRVVGRTSPYSPYSEKISSYNKGWYPSDEEARGFIEIWGMHSLLTRKARYG; this is encoded by the coding sequence ATGAAAATAGTCCTAGCCTATTCAGGAGGTTTAGATACAACTGTTGCGATAAAGTGGTTAAGTGAGACCTTTCACGCCGAAGTGATAAGCGTAAGCGTCGATGTAGGACAGAAGGACGACTTTAAGAAAATTGAGGAAAGAGCGTACAAGGCTGGAAGTGCTAAGCATTACCTAGTGGATGCCAAGAGGGAGTTTGCTGAAAACTTCGCTCTGAAGGACATTAAGATGAACGGCCTTTATGAGGAGGTGTACCCGCTTGCCACTGCGCTCGCGAGACCACTCATAGCCGAGAAGGTCGCTGAGGTTGCGAAAAAGGAAGGCACAGAATATGTTGCGCACGGGTCTACATCCAAGGGGAATGACCAGGTTAGGTTTGACCTGGCCCTTAAGACAGCGTTAGATAACGTCAAGATAATAGCTCCAGCCAGGATCTGGAAGATGACAAGGGAGGATGAAATAGCCTACGCCAGGGAAAGGGGAATTCCCATAAAGACCGAGAGCAGTAAGTACAGTATTGATGAAAACCTTTGGGGGAGAAGCATAGAGGGGGACATAATCTCGGATCCCGCGTCAGAGGTTCCAGAGGACGCATTTGAGTGGACTGCTGTGAGGAAACAAGACAAACTGAAGTTGAGCGTGGAGTTCGAGAAAGGAGTTCCCGTTAGAGTTAACGGCGAGAAGCTTGATCCGGTTAAGCTCATTTCCCTGTTGAACGAGGAGGTAGGATCCAGGGGATTCGGAAGGGTAGAACACCTTGAGAACAGGGTAGTTGGTTTCAAGTCAAGGGAGGTGTATGAGGCACCCGCAGCTCTAGCCCTCATAGCGGCGCATAAGGATCTGGAAAAAACTGTCCTCACTCCCTTGGAGCTCAGGTTCAAGAGACACCTTGACTCCTTGTGGTCTGATCTAGTGTACCAGGGACTCTGGTATGAACCGCTGAGGAATACCCTTGAGCTCGCAGGAGATGAGATAAACAAGTGGGTCTCCGGAGAGGTTAAGCTAGAAGTGGACCTGAAGAGTCTCAGGGTAGTGGGTAGGACCTCTCCTTACTCGCCATACTCAGAAAAAATATCCTCCTACAACAAGGGATGGTATCCCTCGGATGAGGAGGCCAGAGGGTTCATTGAGATCTGGGGAATGCACTCCCTACTAACAAGGAAGGCGAGGTATGGCTAA
- the argH gene encoding argininosuccinate lyase — protein MLYRKWGSKEDKVVTYTSSSREDVRILDKVKEVMKAHVIELFLSGNLSKEDARKLLQGINSFTKVDPSYEDVHEALEDHLIKTAGEAGGSIGLGRSRNDHVAAALRLEIREELMDLLEQLLDFRKMILKRAEENVNTPFVVYTHFQPAQPTTFGHYLLYVEEEVASRWSSIFRTLDLVNRSPLGSGAIVGTSVKLNRDRESNLLGFREVLVNTISATSSRADLISAVMEVVNLMLALSRVVEDMILLSSKFVGILELPDTHVSTSSLMPQKRNAVTMEVLRARVSRVLGYLTSIASTYKSLPSGYNLDLQEINPLFWEIIDETRTGIEVLHDLLSKVKVNEFKIDKEVLSTDEAEILAEKGMRYRDAYFAVAKAVREGKFSPTITPEQSIYRKAVKGSPSPERVRESISLARERLNGDENLLREYKNWTLKGEGELRLMENDILQEGN, from the coding sequence ATGCTATACAGGAAGTGGGGTTCAAAGGAGGACAAGGTAGTTACTTACACTTCCTCATCGAGGGAGGATGTTAGGATACTGGATAAGGTAAAGGAAGTCATGAAGGCACATGTAATAGAGCTTTTCCTTTCAGGTAATCTTTCCAAGGAGGATGCGAGGAAGTTACTCCAAGGTATAAACTCCTTCACCAAGGTGGATCCCTCCTATGAGGACGTACATGAGGCACTCGAGGATCACCTAATTAAGACGGCGGGTGAGGCTGGAGGCTCAATTGGCCTAGGGAGGAGCAGGAACGATCATGTGGCCGCTGCCCTGAGGCTGGAGATCAGGGAAGAACTAATGGACCTTCTGGAACAACTCCTAGACTTCAGGAAGATGATCCTTAAGAGAGCCGAGGAGAACGTCAATACGCCCTTTGTAGTTTACACTCACTTTCAACCTGCTCAGCCAACTACCTTTGGACACTACCTACTTTACGTGGAGGAGGAAGTTGCCTCCAGATGGAGCTCGATCTTCAGAACTCTGGACCTTGTTAATCGGTCTCCCCTTGGGAGCGGGGCCATAGTGGGCACTTCAGTTAAACTCAATAGGGACAGGGAATCCAACCTTCTAGGTTTCAGGGAGGTTCTGGTTAACACGATTTCAGCCACGTCCTCCAGGGCAGACCTGATCTCTGCCGTTATGGAGGTTGTTAACCTTATGCTCGCCCTAAGCAGGGTGGTTGAGGACATGATCCTGTTGTCCTCCAAGTTTGTGGGAATACTGGAATTACCGGACACCCACGTGAGCACGAGCTCGCTTATGCCACAGAAGAGGAACGCAGTAACCATGGAGGTGCTCAGGGCAAGGGTCTCAAGGGTACTGGGTTACTTGACCTCGATTGCCTCGACTTACAAATCACTTCCATCGGGATATAACCTAGATCTTCAGGAGATCAACCCACTCTTCTGGGAGATAATTGACGAGACTAGAACGGGAATAGAGGTACTTCATGACCTCCTCTCCAAGGTGAAGGTGAACGAATTCAAGATAGATAAGGAGGTACTCTCCACCGATGAGGCAGAGATACTTGCCGAGAAGGGAATGAGGTACAGGGATGCCTACTTCGCCGTGGCCAAGGCGGTGAGGGAGGGCAAGTTCTCCCCCACGATTACGCCTGAACAGTCAATTTATAGAAAAGCAGTCAAGGGAAGTCCTAGCCCAGAGAGGGTCAGGGAAAGTATTTCCCTCGCTAGGGAAAGGTTAAATGGTGACGAGAATTTGTTAAGAGAATATAAAAACTGGACTCTCAAAGGAGAAGGGGAATTGAGGTTGATGGAAAATGACATACTGCAAGAGGGGAACTGA